Within Leishmania infantum JPCM5 genome chromosome 35, the genomic segment GCCCGAAACCGTGACAAGACAGCCACGGATATTCTCTGCAAGACTGGTCAGCACTTTGTGCACGCCATGCGGATGCACAACCTGGAGGATTTCTTCTGCCCTGCTCACGGTGAGAGCGCCGAGGACGTGCTGCGACGCCAGCTGCGCAAGAAAGATcaagaggaggtggaggcagTGGTGCTCACGTTAGtggagctgctcgaggaggtgcgcaagGCAAGGGGCCAATTAGTGCCGCTCGCCGGCTCGCTCTCGTTGCTCGACACGTCGGGGCGAAAGCGTACCTCCTTCAATAGCATGCACTCCGCAGTGAGCACGGCTAGCCTCATGCGGCCACCGGTGCATGAGACGAATCAGCTCGCCATGGCGTACGATCAGCAGGGAAACCGCATGATTAACTGCTATAGGGTGATCGCGAATCTAGGACGTGGCGCGTACGGCAAAGTGAAGCTTGGAGTCGACACCAACACCGGCCAGATGGTAGCCATCAAAATAATTGACAAGAAGCTTCTCAAGAGGATCGGTGGCctgggcagcagcaaccaggaggcggcgctgaagcgcgAGATCGCCATCATGAAGAAAGTGCGCCACCGGAACTGCGTATCTCTATACGAGGTTATCGACGACCCTGATTCGCACATACTCTACCTAATTATGGAGTATGTGCCAAACGGGCCCGTTGTTCGGCTGAAACCGCAGGAGCTCAGCAGCACTGCCCTGGAGTCTATCGAGGCCGGCATTCCGCTGAACGGAGAGGTCTGCAACAAGGCCCTGATACGTTGCGCGGTGCGGCAGTCCGCCAACGGCGATACTGCGTCCCTCACCGACGCGGAGATCAACAGTAATCCGACGATTTTCCTGTGTAAGCCGCTTAGCCAGCACATCTGTGCGCTGTACCTGCGCCAACTTGTGAGTGGACTGCGATATATGCACAAGCGAAACCTCGTTCACCACGACATCAAGCCGGACAATATATTGGTTGGCACCAACCATCACGTTTTTCTCAGCGACTTTGGTGTTAGCGAGATCCTCTCCACTCGGCATGAGGTGAAAAATGCTGTGAAGAAAAACCGTGGCAGCATGAGCGACGACCTCATTAGCGAACACTCCTTCGAATCCGACGGTAGTGATTCGACCAATGATGATGGCGTTGGCAGCAAACCTCGCCTGGGCGGTGGCACGCTCCTCTTCACCGCGCCGGAGCTGTTTGACAGCTCGGTGAATAAAAAATTGCTGGATCCCCACCTGACCGACGTCTGGGCGCTCGGCGTCACGCTCTACTGCATGCTAGTTGGCATGTCCCCGTTTTTTGGTAACACGTACGCCGATGTGCGCGCAAACATCCTGACGCAGAGGTACCCGTGGTGCGGCAAGACGATTTACgggacgctgctggcggcggagtGGCGGGTCGTGCTGAACGGGCTGCTGGCCAAGAACCCGAACAATCGCTGGTCGCTGGCGCGGCTCAAGTCGTTCCTCGACCAGCACAGCTTCCAGTACGCCATGCGGCAGAGTGCGTTCCTCGAGGCATCGACGCGGACTCGTTCCTTGACCTCCGTGGACGGCGACGCATCCCCCTCCACTTccacagcgcagcgcgccgccggcttGGCAGCGTCGTCGACCGGGACGTTTGCCAAGGGACTCAAGCTGCCGCTCGCGTGTAGTTCAGTGGCGAAGGACAAGAACGCCTCTATCCTTCTCCCTCGCGTGGTTTCTTCTCCTAGGGCCGTTTCCGCCTTGTCAATGgaggcgggcggcgctgctcgcagcTTCCTGTGGGACCTTGGCGTCTCGGAGAAGGAGGTACGAGGTGCCACGCGAACGGTGAAGGTcgaggtggtgcggcagaCGACCGTCCTctcggcgcacacgcgcaccatTGTGCGCCGCTACGTCGAATGGATtcgcgcatgcatgcacgctCGGAACTTCATTCCACTGGGCTGCGCGCCCCCTTTAAGCAGAAAGTCGCTCGTCGGCTCCCTGGTCTCCATGCAGATGTGCGCTGACGCCAACAAGAGCAGCAAGACGTTGACCGCCAGCCGCGAAAAGGCACATGTGACGCACGTCCCTGTCCTCGCTGTGGCGGCAAGGTGCCACCGAACCAGCGAGGCCGGCCCCATAGGCACTAGATCTTCCTTGTTTCCTCCGCGGAGGAGCCCCCATTCACCGGCGGGAGATACTCGCAAGGGGAGGCAacggagcggcagccgcagcagcaatgacggcggtggccgcgcgcTCACTCGCGGCAGCCTGGAAAGCCGCGCCTCGGACGGCAGATTACAGTCGCTGGATGCTGCCCTCTCAATAGTGAACTTGCAAAGCACCTTCGATGAGCACTCCCTCACCTTTAGCTTGACGTCATCGAGTGCCTCCTCGCAGGCTTCCTTTTCGTCGCAGCACGGATACAGTGGGCAGCAACCTGGCAGGGAAACCCGCACCAATAACGGCATCCTGGCGGGCAACTTGGCAACTCCGAGCGAGGATACGCCGGCGCCCAGAAACGGGATGGCCGAAAAAGTCAGTTGGTGTAATGCACAGATGCCATCGACGGTCGCGCAGACGATGGTGCCCAGCAGCGCGACGCCTTCATCTAttgcggaggaggacagccGAAAAAGGGTGGGCGCAAAAGGCAGCAAGAGCCGGTTCCAGCAATTCATGCGCCGCAAGAAAACACCGAGCGGCGCCTCCGTCAGTGATGACCTCACCTCTTACCAATCCACGTTTGCACCCAAGTCAAATTCTGCGGTGTCGCCGCTACTCGATTCGGTTCTCTGTAGTGGCATCAGCGGCTTGGGAGACAGCAACTCAGCTGGGTGCTGTAGTACACACCATAACCCGAAGACTGTCAGCACGACTGACCGTTGTCTTGCCGCGCCACCAGACGAGCACCTCTCGGTGGTGCAGTCTCCAGGCTCGGTGGGCAACAAACACCCCGTAGGGCCGATGCAGGAGCGCCTTTCTGACGGTAAACTGGCTGTTCTGGCCTTGACATCCTTTGAGCAGGTGCCGCACGTCACAGTCTCGAAGCGGCTTTCCTCCGTTTTTCGGAAATGAGATCGACAGTCATAGAAgagcagagagggggaggggcagagacCATACGGAGGGAACGGgaagaacaaaaaagacGCAGGGAaagcggcggtgctcttTTTCACCGACCGGAATGCAAGAGAGCCGAAGGCAGACTTGTTCGATGTATCAATCAAGACTGCAGCCATGTGATCCTCATCACGTGGATAAGCGCACGTTTCTTGTACTCTCAGTTCGTGTTGGGTGAGGTAAGCCTGTAGTGTAAGGCATGCCATTCCCCCCTAACGCTCTGCTTTGAGTTTCCTTTGtgtgctcctcttccgcATCACGCGACTTCAGCTCCGTGAAGACCAGCTGTGGATGAGGGGCACCCCTTCACATGTCTCAAGATGTTACTATGTTCTGTTACAatttttcttttcgcgcGTCGAGGAGTTTTTCCCTTTTCGGTCTTGCGGCACTCTTGAAGAGTTGTAGATACTTCACGTTTCGCTCCATCTCGCTGTCTCTCTACCCGTAAgtctgcccccccccttctaGGACGCAACATCGAACCATGCGCACGCCTCCTCTCTTACCACAGCAtctcccctctttttttgtgttgagcactcttcgtttttttttgttctgcCTTTCCGaccttttcctctcttcaTCTTCATCGTAGTCCGCCATTTTTTGTTTTGATTTTTGTTCTTCTGGTCTCTTTCcgctttttttgtttggtattgttcttttttttcttgtggtGTTCTTATGTTGGTCTTTTGGACTCTGCCTGGAAGCTCGTCAGTGTACCttatatgtatgtatgttGATGTGCTTATGCACGCCGCCCACCTttgcccacacacacacgcccccctccctccctaccCCTTCGTCAactctccccttcccctcacAGGTAGCgaaacacacaaagaagCGCCTTTTTTGTTCAGTTGATCGGTTTTGCCCACCGCCTTTTCAAAACATTTGTGTGGTGCTGCTTGCACATTTCCTTTAGCTTctccctttttccttttttgttgcttgCTTCCTTGGCCCGTTGCTTCTGtcacgcgccgcctcctgtGCTCTTTTCCCCTCCTTTCCCGCGTTTATGTACCATAGTCTTCCCTTCAAACCGctggaagagagggaaggcaTGAGTAAGGGCCTACACGGGGTACGAAAACAGCACAACAGAACGTAAACAAGGCAAGccccaaaagaaaaaggagcgTCATGGAAAACGGCGCACTcgttttcccccttttctcttccttttgTTTCATCACGTCTTTGATGCGCGACAACCATTTATTGGGGCGGAAGGACTCATCTAGCGCGCGTTCCGGATCGAGTGCTGTGGCGCGCGTCGACAATCGAgggtgcacgcgcgcacttATGCCTGTGCCTCACCTCACGGTGCACGCCGATGATCTTGTTGCCGGTATACTACTGATCTTCCGATGACAGGGGCACCATCCCGGTGTGGCAACTCGGGGATCAGTGCCCTACTGTATGGGAAAACCAGTCatcttcccttttctctttcaATACCGAACCACTTGTGGTGGTGATAGGGTCAGATGCCCAAAACGCAGTCAAGTCGAAGCGATGTATGGCTActggtgccggcggtcaggtcctggacggcgttgcgttgGAGAGACCTGCGGCATTGCACACGTGCGATTATTGGGTTGGGCAGATtgtcggcgtgactcgaacACATCCCACACCCGCCCCTCACATTTCCCTGCTGCTATGGGGAGCCTGCGTGCCACCCCTACGGGGATACACGCCAGGTGGCCACCAGTACAATGGGCGGAGCTGTGAGGTAACCTGCATGGCGGATGGGCGGGCAGAGATTGTGTCAGGGGCCGTACTCAGGTAAGTGAGTCGGCGCATTCGCTGTGATGCATGTGTCTACGGTggcttcgcaccacgcgatggggcctCTGTGGCAGGCCTGGTAACGTGGAGTCGACCTCATGTTTTacggaagagagaaagcggaCACAtggaaaagcaaaaaaaaacacttCACAGTGTTTTTATGAGCGGATCAGCCGTGCGTGCCTTGCTGTTTattctcttttcttctcccCTCACCTacttcctttctctctctctctctgtgtgtgagtgcgtaTTTATGGTCGTTCATGTGTTCATGTGCCCTGCtttcttcgcttctctcttgtgTAGCTCCTCTCATATTAACTCTTGGCTCCATCGGATCATGATGTTCTTTTTTCTATGCTTCTCCTCGTTATTACTTTGGTACAAGGAAACACCAACCAACCAAccaaccgaaaaaaaaacagagggAGCGCAAACAACTGCGAACTCATGCTTCTGCCCCTACCCGCGACTGGCCGACTCTGCAGGCACAGGCACCTGCATGCACGTGAGCATGGGTGTCTATCTGAAAGGGTGTGCGTCTGACCACTTTTGCCACACCTTttccgccgcgccgctgcacgagGCTGacgccctctctcgcctccctctgcagctacttttttttttttgcctccGCAAGCAATGCAAAGAGGAGGGCAAAGCGATATTGCCGCGTGCACGCAAGGGCACGCATTTGGCGGCGGGAGCAAGCGCTGACGCGGGTGCTCCTCTGCACCAGTACTTCTCCGCTTCAGCGGGCTGGGCGGAAACGCTCAGAGGGAACGGAGATGTCTCGTGTCGCGCTGCGCGAAAGCAAAAAGAGGACAGGGAATAGCACTGTTCTTGAACGATGACGGTCGCCAGAGTCCACtttgctccctctctcttcctcgctttCTCCCCTCTtgtccctcccctcccctgtcCCGGATCGGCGGGGCTGCGGGCTTGCctagagggggaggggtgtttaataaacaaaaaaaaacgataaGGAAAGGGGAGAAAAATACAGTACAGATTTGCAGCAAAGACGCACAGGTTTTTGAGCATTGTGTCggtgtgtctctctcacgcCGACAATACATCACGCGCTCACGCTTGCTGACACGGTAGAGGCCTACTCGAGTTGCCATCTGCGAGTttgcacacacaaacacacacagagcgcTCACCTACCGTGAAGAAAAAGAATTACATAGGTTAAGGGTCGACTTGTATCCTTCTTGACTTTGAGTATTCGGGCTTCGCCATTCCAACcgacatacacacacacacacacaggtcCACAGAGGCAGATAAGCTTCGACGACGGTGGGGTGAGTGCAAGCCCTCTTGTGCCTATCCATGACTTCCATTGCATCACAGATCCTTGCGGCTCTGGCGGCTGCCTCCAGCCCTGTCGCCGAGACGCGCCATGCAGGTGATctccagctccagcagctgaagCTGAACGCCACCGCCTACTTCTCCAGCTGTGCGGAAATCTTCGTCTCGCAGCAGGCTGATCTACGCGGGCGGCAGCTAGTGGGCTTCCAGCTCAAGAATAGTCTCGCAGACCCTGCATGTGCACAGAACGCGCAACTTCAATCGGCGGTGTGCGAGCAGGCGGTCGCCGACCCGCAGCGCATCATCCGAAACGTCGCCGGCAGTATTATTAGCGTGGCCGTGCGCGAGGGACTGTGGCCTGCGGAAGCGGTCGTCCGACAACTCGGTACCATTCTCACCCAGCGGAGCAACGAACTTGGCGCGGTGCACGGTGCCATCCGCACCTTGTCGTACATCGTTGACGatgcgatgccgctgctcgaTGCCGCGGGGCTGACAaagccggtgctgctcgctgcgctgccgtacCTCACGTCCACCGTCTTTGGCACGACCGGAGCAGATGCGCTCGAGACACGCGTCAAGGCCCTCGAGGTTGTCGCACTGATTTTGGAACACGCGGGTATGGACTTCGAGTCGAACAGCTACAAGAGTCTGCAGGGCGGCATCACCAGCGTCGTGCAGGCGTGCTTCGACAACCTAAAGGCACCCCTCTCTCAAGCCATTGCCACACAGTGCATTCGCTGCATTACGTTGTCCCTCACGTTCTACCAAGAGATTGACGACGACCTGTTTGGGCAGATCGGGCAGCTCATGTACCAGGCGACCACTGCAGGCAACGGGGCTGCCCCGGCCaacgcagaggaggagagtcTCCGTATTGAGGCGACGGAGTTCTGGCGCGCCATCTTGCACTTCCCTCACTTTGCTGAGGTGGCCCAGTCGACTGTCGTGCAAATAATTCCGGTGATCATTCGGTCGATGATCTACTCCGAGATGGAGATCGGTATGCTGCAGGCGAGCGCCGAGGACTGGCAGGTGCCGGACAAGATCGACTCGATTCGTCCGCGCCACTACACAGAGCTCAACAAggccgctggcgacggcggcaacgacgaggaggaggatgacggcgaggacgacgacgaggtggaggagtGGAACCTGCGCCGCGTTTCGGCGTTGACGTTAGATGAACTCAGTCAGTACTACGGCGaccttcttcttctgccAGTGCTGAGCTGTGTCGAGGGGATGATACGGTCTGGGCCGGCCGGCTGGCGCCAGCAGGAGGCCGGCGTGCTTGCAATCGGTGCATTTTGCGAGGGTTGCTACGACTCCCTGGTGCAGTTTCTGCCTGATATTTGCCCGAtgcttctgcagctgctcgaggcgGCTGATACGCATTTTCTCGTAGTGAGCATTTCGCTCTGGTCATGTACTCGCCTCGGCAGCTACTTCCTCTCGAACCATCCGTTGATGGAGCGGCTGATGGCGTGCATTCTGC encodes:
- a CDS encoding putative protein kinase, which gives rise to MITSRGKASGHVKPSSPASAKDAAPFFAAAPTAVTASKTSYSRNDGHNPLINDLLKDLDKNSSPEDVHGAGHVQEQSVSNANSFSNFDLQLRRPSEESTASCRSSARNRDKTATDILCKTGQHFVHAMRMHNLEDFFCPAHGESAEDVLRRQLRKKDQEEVEAVVLTLVELLEEVRKARGQLVPLAGSLSLLDTSGRKRTSFNSMHSAVSTASLMRPPVHETNQLAMAYDQQGNRMINCYRVIANLGRGAYGKVKLGVDTNTGQMVAIKIIDKKLLKRIGGLGSSNQEAALKREIAIMKKVRHRNCVSLYEVIDDPDSHILYLIMEYVPNGPVVRLKPQELSSTALESIEAGIPLNGEVCNKALIRCAVRQSANGDTASLTDAEINSNPTIFLCKPLSQHICALYLRQLVSGLRYMHKRNLVHHDIKPDNILVGTNHHVFLSDFGVSEILSTRHEVKNAVKKNRGSMSDDLISEHSFESDGSDSTNDDGVGSKPRLGGGTLLFTAPELFDSSVNKKLLDPHLTDVWALGVTLYCMLVGMSPFFGNTYADVRANILTQRYPWCGKTIYGTLLAAEWRVVLNGLLAKNPNNRWSLARLKSFLDQHSFQYAMRQSAFLEASTRTRSLTSVDGDASPSTSTAQRAAGLAASSTGTFAKGLKLPLACSSVAKDKNASILLPRVVSSPRAVSALSMEAGGAARSFLWDLGVSEKEVRGATRTVKVEVVRQTTVLSAHTRTIVRRYVEWIRACMHARNFIPLGCAPPLSRKSLVGSLVSMQMCADANKSSKTLTASREKAHVTHVPVLAVAARCHRTSEAGPIGTRSSLFPPRRSPHSPAGDTRKGRQRSGSRSSNDGGGRALTRGSLESRASDGRLQSLDAALSIVNLQSTFDEHSLTFSLTSSSASSQASFSSQHGYSGQQPGRETRTNNGILAGNLATPSEDTPAPRNGMAEKVSWCNAQMPSTVAQTMVPSSATPSSIAEEDSRKRVGAKGSKSRFQQFMRRKKTPSGASVSDDLTSYQSTFAPKSNSAVSPLLDSVLCSGISGLGDSNSAGCCSTHHNPKTVSTTDRCLAAPPDEHLSVVQSPGSVGNKHPVGPMQERLSDGKLAVLALTSFEQVPHVTVSKRLSSVFRK